In Calditrichota bacterium, the genomic window GCCTTTGGCAGCGCGCCGCACCTTTTTCATACGGCAGAACCGGTGCATGTGCTGATAGTTAATTCGGACGTGTGCTACCACCCTGACACCGTGCGGTTGAGAATCTCCGTGACCAACTTGCGGATTGCCTCGTTGATCCCTTCCTGCCGCGCACTGGTGCCGCCAGCGTTAGGGTCGTAGGCGCCCCACTGCGTAAGGCGGTCTTTCCAGACCTCCTGGTTCTTCTTCAAATCGAAGTAACGGACATCCACGGTGATGTAAACCTTGAGTTCCTGCACCATCTCCTGCTTGTCGTAGGGTCCGGCGCGGTCATCAACCGCCACGATGACCCCCTCAAGCACAGAGTCGGCGCTGTGCCGCTCGGCAATGCGCAGCGTGTTGTCACGGGTGAACTCTTGCACGAGCGCCTCGGTGAGCTGCTCCCGGATGCCAAACTCCGCAGTGCGATCCTCAAACACCGGGATGGCCACCGTCTTGATGTGGGAGGCACTCCCCGGCGAGAAAGAGTAGTAGCCACACGAGCACACCAAAGACGTGACCAAAGAAAGCAAGACGAGGCGCAAGAGTCTACAGGCCATACTGCTTGATCTTCCGGTAGATGGTGCGCTCCGAGATGCCCAAGAGTTTAGCTGCCTCCCGGCGGTTGTTGTTGGCCGCCTGCAGCGCCTTACGGATGGCCTCGCGCTCGCTGTCGCGCAGCGGGTGCACAGGAGCTTCGTGCGGCTCGTCCACGGCGACGTCCACCACCGGCTCCGGGTGGGTTGCCCGCCACGGCATTAGGCCACGGGGGGCGATCAGGCCATCGTAGATGAGGCGGCGCAGCTCGGCGATCTCATCGCGCAACTCCAACAGGGCGCGGTAGATGAACTCGCGCTCTACCTGCTCCACCGTCTTGCCCACGCGCACCGGCAGACTGCGCTCGCCTTCGCCTGCCGGACGCAGGTGGCGGGCAAGCACGCGTTCATCGATCCTCTTGCCCTTTTCCAGGACGATGATGCTCTCCACCAAGTTCTTGAGCTGCCGGACGTTTCCCGGCCAGGTGTAGTTCTCCAACAGGTGGTAGGCCGACTCGGTAAAGCCCTCGAACTCGATGTGGTTCTCGCGGCAGAAGCGCCGCACAAAGAGGTCCACCAGCGGGCGAATATCCTCGCGTCGCTCGCGCAGAGGGGGCACATGAATAGTGACGGCATTCAGGCGGAAGAAGAGGTCCTGCCTGAAGGTGCCTTTCTTGACCTCGGCCTCCAACTCCTTGTTGGTGGCAGCGATCACACGCACGTCCACGCGCACCGTGGTGCTGCCCCCGACGCGCATGAACTCCTTGTACTCCAACACGCGCAGGATCTTCACCTGGGTTGCCAGCGGCATCTCCCCGATTTCGTCGAGGAAGATGGTGCCAGCGTCGGCAATTTCAAAGTACCCCTTTCTTGTGCCGATGGCGCCGGTGAAGGAGCCCTTCTCGTGCCCAAAAAGCTCTGATTCCAGTATTCCTTCGGGGATGGCGCCGCAGTTGACCACCACCAGCGGGCGATCCCTGCGCAAGCTGCCGGCGTGGATGGCTTTGGCAATGACCTCCTTGCCGGTGCCGCTTTCGCCGGTGATGAGCACCGAAATGTCCGTGGGGGCCACCTGCTCCACCGCGCGCAGGACGCGCTGCATGGCCTCAGAGGCGGCGACAAACCCCTCCTCTTCCAGCCAGTTTGTGGTCTTCTGCGGTTGGTCGCTCACCCGTCACACCTTTGCCTGCGTCCGAAACCACGCCACCGTTCGCGCCAGTCCATCGTCCAGGCTGACCTCTGGCTCCCAGCCCAACACGGCTTTTGCCTTGGCGATATTGAGCACGCTGCGGCGCTGTTCCCCTTCTTTCGGGGCGTCGTGCACCTCCTTTTGGTGGGCCCCACACAGCGCATTGAGCTTGGCGAAAATGGTGTTGACGTCGGTCTCGATGCCGGTGCCAATGTTCACGTAATTGTTTCCCGAACTCCGCAGAGCGAGCAGGTTGGCGCGCACCACATCGCACACGTACACATAGTCCCGCGTCTGTTTGCCGTCGCCATGAATGACCGCTTCCTTGCCGGCCAGCAAGCGGCTGGTGAAGATGGCAACCACCCCCGCTTCGCCGAAGGGGTTCTGGCGCGGCCCGTACACATTGGCATACCTGAGGATGCAGTAGCGCATGCCATAGGTGGTGGCATAGAAGTGGATGTACTTCTCGCAGGCCAATTTGGTGATGCCGTACGGACAGGCTGGCCAGGTGGGATGTTCTTCGTCCGCGGGGAAGGTCTGCTGCTCGCCGTAAACCGCGCCGCCGGTGGAAGCGAAGATGAACGCCCCCACGCCGTGCCGCTTGCAATTTTGCAGGAGGTTGATGGTGCCCAGCACATTCACCTGCGCGTCGTAGATGGGGTCTTCCACCGAGCGCCGCACGTCCATTTGCGCCGCGTGGTGGTTCACCAGATCGAAGTGCCCTTCTGCGAATACGGCACCGAGCTGCCCATCGCGAATGTCCACCTCGTAGAAGCGCGCCTTGGGGTTGATATTCTCACGGCGCCCGGTGGACAGGTTGTCCACCACGGTGACCTCATGTCCTTCAGCGATGTATGCATCAACTACGTGACTGCCGATGAAACCTGCGCCTCCGGTTACCAGTATCCTCATCAGTCCTGTCCCTTTCCCAGCTGTGTGCGTCGCAGGTGTTCCAAAGCGCGTGCCCCGATGTCCTTGCGGTAGTAGGCGCCGTCAAAGGTTATCTGCTTAACTGCCGCGTAAGCATCGCGGATGGCCTGGGGGATGCTGTCGCTCACGGCCGTGACGCCCAACACGCGGCCGCCGTCGGTGAGCACCTGGCCGTTGCTTTTCTTCGTGCCTGCATGGAAGAGGAGCACGTTGTCCGGAAACTCGTGGTCCAGGCCGGAGATAGGCTTGCCTTTCTCGTAGGCGCCTGGGTACCCTGCGGAGGCGAGAACCACGCACACGGCGGCGCCGTTGTGGTGGGCAAAACTCTCCTTTGCCAGCGTCCCGTCGATGGTGGCGTTCATGAGCGCCGCCAAGTCGCCGTCCACAAGCGGCAGCACGGCCTGCGTCTCCGGGTCGCCGAAGCGGCAGTTGTACTCCACCAGACGTGGGCCCTCAGCGGTGAGCATCAGCCCCAGGTAGAGCACGCCGCTATAGGGATGCCCTTCCTCTTGCATCCCCTGAATGGTCGGCCTCACCAGCTCCTCTTCGACGCGACGGAGCTGCTTGGCGTCCACCACCGGCGCTGGCGCATAGGCCCCCATGCCGCCGGTGTTGGGCCCCTGGTCTCCGTCAAATATGCGCTTATGGTCCTGGGCCGGAGCCATACAGCGGTAGGTGTCGCCGTCCGTGAGCACGAGGAGCGAGGCTTCCTCGCCGTGAAGGAACTCCTCGATGACGACGACGTCCCCGGCGGCTCCAAAGGCCCGCTGCACCATGACGGTGTCCAAGGCTGCGCGCGCCTGTTCCAGCGTCTCGCAAACGATGGCTCCTTTGCCGGCAGCCAGGCCGTCCGCCTTCACTACCAGAGGCAAGGGGTGGTGCTCTATGTACTGCCAGGCGGTCTGCGGATCCCGGAAAATGGCGAAAGCGGCGGTGGGAATGCCGTGGCGATGGGCAAACTCCTTGGCAAAGGCCTTGCTGCCCTCCAGAGCTGCTGCCGCCGCAGTCGGCCCAAAGATGCGCAGTCCCTTTTTCGCGAACTCGTCGACGATCCCCAGCACCAGGGGCGCCTCAGGTCCCACGACCGTCAGGTCGACGCGCTGCTTCTTGGCGAACTCCAGCAGGCGTCGGATGTCGGTAGGTGCAATATCCACGCATTCAGCTATCTGGGTGATGCCTGCATTGCCGGGCGCGCAGTAGAGCTTGCGCACCTGGGGACTCTGGGCGAGCTTCCAGACTAAGGCGTGTTCTCTTCCTCCACCGCCGACGACCAGTACCTTCATCTTCCTCTTCCGTTTAACCGCAAAGGAATGGCATCCCCCAGGGGCTCAAAACTGCACTTTCAACTTTCGGCTTCTCCCCTGCAGTGCGTCGATTTGGTCGCGCAACTCGGCCGCCCGTTCGAACTCCAGCCGGCGGGCAGCCTCCATCATCTCCGCCTCAAGTTGCGCGATGAGTTGCTCGCGCTCCACCGGGGTCATCTTTCGCCAGCGGGCCGCCAGCGATTGCGCTCGCTCCGTAGCACGCGCCCACTTGTTCCCTTTGGCGTCGGCCACGCGCGTGGCGCCCAGCACGTCCTCAACTGACTTGTAGATCGTCGTCGGGGTGATGCCGTGCTCTTCGTTGTACTTCTGCTGGATGAGGCGCCGACGGTTGGTCTCTTCAATCGCCCGCTGCATGGAGGAGGTCATCTGGTCGGCGTAGAAGATGACTTTGCCGGCAGCATTGCGCGCCGCCCTGCCCGCCACCTGAATCAGCGAGCGCTCGGAGCGCAGGAACCCCTCCTTGTCGGCGTCCAGCACGGCGATGAGACTGACTTCTGGCAAATCCAACCCCTCGCGCAGGAGGTTGATGCCCACCAGCACGTCGAACTCTGCTAGGCGAAGGTCGCGCAGGATTTCCACGCGGTCCAAGGCGTCGATCTCCGAATGCAGGTAGCGCACGCGAATGCCCAGGCCAGCCAAGTAGTCGGTGAGGTCCTCGGCCATACGCTTGGTCAAGGTGGTGACCAGCGTGCGCTCGTTGCGCGCTACCCGCTCGCGAATCTCTTTGACCAAATCGTCGATCTGCCCCTTAATGGGCTTGACCACGATCTCTGGGTCCACTAGCCCAGTGGGGCGGATAATCTGCTCGACCACCACGCCGTGACACTTTTCGAGCTCATACTCCGCTGGGGTGGCCGAGACGAACACTGCCTGGTTGAGAAGCGACTCGAACTCGTCAAAGCGCAGCGGCCGGTTGTCCAAGGCCGAGGGCAGGCGGAAGCCGTACTCCACCAGGGTCTCCTTGCGCGAACGGTCCCCGTGGTACATGCCCTGGATCTGGGGAATGGTTACGTGGGACTCGTCGATGAACACGATAAAGTCCTTGGGGAAGTAGTCCAAAAGGGTGTACGGCCGTTCGCCAGGCGCCCTGCCCGAGAGGTGGCGCGAATAGTTCTCGATGCCCGGGCAGTAGCCCAGCTCCCGCAGCATCTCCAAGTCATAGCGGGTGCGCATTTCCAGGCGCTGCGCCTCCAGAAGCTTATTGTGCGCGCGAAAGTACTCCAGCCGCTCCTGTAGCTCCGCCTCGATGCTTCTAATCGCCTGCTCTAACTTTGGAAAGGTGGTCACATAGTGCTTGGCAGGGTAGATGGCCGTGCGCTCCAGTTCCGCCTTGATTTCGCCAGTGAGGACGTCCACGCTGTAGATGGCCTCGATTTCGTCGCCGAACATCTCGATGCGCAGCGCGTCCTCCTCATAGGCGGGAATGAGCTCGACCACGTCGCCACGCACACGAAAAGTGCCGCGGCTGAAGGCGATGTCGTTGCGCGTGTAGTGAATGTCCACCAGCCGGGAGAGGAGCTCGTCGCGGTCGATCCTTTGGCCGCGCTCCACAAAGACCAGCAGCGCCTGCCAGTCCTCCGGGCTGCCCAGGCCGTAGATGCAGGAGACCGAGGCGACGATGATGACGTCGCGCCGGGAGAGGAGCGAGCTGGTGGCCTTCAGGCGCAGGCGGTCGATTTCCTCGTTGATGGAGGTGTCCTTTTCGATGTAGGTGTCCGTCTGCGGCACATAGGCTTCTGGCTGGTAGTAGTCGTAGTAGCTGATAAAGTACTCCACGGCGTTGTGCGGGAAAAAGCCCTTGAATTCGCCATAGAGCTGGGCGGCCAGGGTCTTGTTGTGGGAGATGACCAGTGTGGGTCGATTCACGTTGGCGATGACGTGCGCCATGGTGAAGGTCTTGCCGCTGCCGGTGACCCCAAGCAGAGTTTGGAAGCGCTGGCCGCGCAGGATGCCCTCGGTCAGCTCGGCGATGGCCCTGGGCTGATCGCCCTTGGGTTCAAGGTCAGTCACTAATTGGAAGCGGCTCATGGTCTCACCCTGTGTCATCTTTCCGGCTAAATATATCCCACTTCTGCCAAAATGTCAAGCCGAAAAAGGGGAATGTGTTGGAGTCGGCGGAGGGTCGGCCTTACGTCTCCAGAGAATCTGAAGTTTTTGCTTGACATTGTCTCGCCTGCCGGCTAAATTTCGCGTAGGCCATGCGTCCGCGCTGAATCTGAGCCCCAGCCGCGTGCGGGACAGGTAGTGCTGCTCCATGCGAAAGCCTCTCCTGCCTTTGGCGGTCCCGCCTCAACCGTTTGGCCTACAGGCCCTCAGGCCTGCCGGAAGGTAGGTGGCCTGTGCGAGTCGTGAAGTAAGGACAGAATCATGGGGTCCTTCAAGGTGACGTGCAGAGCGGTCACGCTCCTGGTAGCTATCGTCTGCGTTGGGGAATGGCTCGGCGCTCAGACCGGGACAGTGCCTAGCCCCGCGGGCCCGCGAGAGCTCAGCGTGGCAGTGGGTGGCAGCCACCATGCGGTGCGCGATGAGCTTATTTCCCGACAGAAGTACGCGGGGGGATCGTGGTGGTGGGCTATTGGCTGGCAGAACGGGAACGGTCGGAGCTCCTCCGTGTTCACCCTGGACCTGGCCGCTGGGAACGTCAGCAACCACAGTGTTTCTGCCCAGCTCCTGGCTGGAAGTCTGCGGCTGGCGTGGACCTATCCGCTCGGCCAGTGCAGCCTGCTCGGGCAACAACTCCTCTTCTGCCTGGGGCCGAGTAGCGGCCTCACGCTCTATTCGCGCACGCAGAACATCGCTCGGGGCGGCGCAACCTTCTTCGACGCCTACTCGCTTGCGGGGCTCATCGTTCTGGGGCCACGTTGCGACCTCAGCTACCGGCCGCGGGAGCGGCTAAGGGCAGACCTCACACTTGACGCGAATGCCCTTGCGCTGGGCGGCAAGCTCATCGACTTGCGAGAGGACAAATCGTCCATGGTGAAGATCCTCGCGCCCTGGCAAGGGTTCGACGCAGTCGGCGAAATGGCGCTCTCCTATCTCCTCGCACCGCGGTTGGTGGTGCGCGCCGGTTACCGCCTGCACGTGCTGCGGCTTAGCGCTTGGGACTTCCTGCTTCTGGCTACCGACACAGTCTATTGCGGCATCGGGGTGCGGCTATGACTGCAGCACAATCGGCAGAGGCGCTTCTCATTACCTTGGCCATCGTCTGCTGTTCGTGTGGGGAACTCCTCGTGCCAGAGGCCGAGCCCGAACTGAACATGCAGGACTTTGAAGAGGTTTGGCAGATAGCAGACACCTACTACCCTTTCTTCGCCTTCAAGAAGGTTAATTGGGACAGTCTCCATGCGGTTTTCAAGCCAAGGGCGGCCAGCGCGCGCGGTGACGAAATCTATCCCGTGCTTTTCGAGTTGCTCCTCCCGCTCCGCGATAGCCACATCGAGGTGCAATCCGAAGCCGGCTACCCAGTGGTCAACTACCGGCCGGCAAGAGCAAGGGATGCCGAGGGGTATAGCCCGACGGTGGTACGCTCCTATTTCGCTCAGCCGCTGCGCCTGGCGGGAGGGAAAAGACTCGAATTCGGGCTCCTTGCGCCGGACATAGGGTATCTGCGCTTCACCACGTTTGCCCCCGGGGACTGGGTGCGGGAGGTGGATTGGGCCCTCTCCTATCTGAGCGGCACGAGTGGGTTGATAGTCGACGTGCGGAACAACTCCGGAGGCAGCAGCACGAGTTATGACTACGTGCTGGCTCGCCTCATCGACCGGCCGATCGTGGAGACGTCGTACTACTGGGATGGTCGGGTGGTTTCGGGAATGGTTCAGCCGGCCACTACCCCTTACCGAGGAAACGTGGTGGTACTCATCAATGGCGCGTCGCTCAGCGCTGCCGAGACCTTTGCCGAGCTCCTCCGCCAGATGCCCTACGTGACGGTGGTGGGCGACACCAGCGGCGGCAGTGGCGGAGATGCCCGGCTCTTCGTGCTCCCCAGCGGCAAGAGGCTCAAGCTGCCGGTCAAGTACATGCGCCGCCTGGACGGCGAAATGATCGAGTGGAATGGTGTCATCCCCGACGTCGTGGTGGAACAGACGGCGGACGATGTGACCCGGGGCAGGGATCCACAACTGGAGATGGCCATCGTGCTTCTGCGGGGCCGAAGACCTGCCGAGAAGAGCACCCGCCCAGCGCCCTCCGTGTCTCTCCGCTCTAGCGGTAATTGCCTCGCGGCCCACTGACCCACAGCTCCATCCCACGTGCCCAGACGATGCCCCTGGGCCCTCTTCCCTGAAAAGGGAAAAAGACCTTGCATTTGTGCGGGGCTAAGCATATATTTCAAACGTTTTGCAGCAAGGGCCCTGGTGTCGGGGCTCACAGCGAAGGAGAAGTGACGTCGCGAAAGGGAACTGCATATGCCTGTTATGACCAAGATGCGGCAGAGCATGAAGACCATTCTCATGATCCTGGTGCTGGCCTTCCTCGCCACCATCGTCTTTGAATGGGGCATGGGTGGGCTGAAGTGCGGCACCTCTACCAGGTTCCAGCAAGGAGTGATCGCCGTGGTCAACGGCCAGGACATCACCCGCGAGCAGTACGACGCCGCCTTGGAGAATGAGCTGACCGCCTACCGCCAGCGCACCGGCCAGGACGTGGACGAATACGGCATGGAAAGCATCCGCAGCAGCGTCTGGGACCGTCTGGTGGAGAATGTG contains:
- a CDS encoding NAD-dependent epimerase/dehydratase family protein, with product MRILVTGGAGFIGSHVVDAYIAEGHEVTVVDNLSTGRRENINPKARFYEVDIRDGQLGAVFAEGHFDLVNHHAAQMDVRRSVEDPIYDAQVNVLGTINLLQNCKRHGVGAFIFASTGGAVYGEQQTFPADEEHPTWPACPYGITKLACEKYIHFYATTYGMRYCILRYANVYGPRQNPFGEAGVVAIFTSRLLAGKEAVIHGDGKQTRDYVYVCDVVRANLLALRSSGNNYVNIGTGIETDVNTIFAKLNALCGAHQKEVHDAPKEGEQRRSVLNIAKAKAVLGWEPEVSLDDGLARTVAWFRTQAKV
- a CDS encoding LptE family protein, encoding MACRLLRLVLLSLVTSLVCSCGYYSFSPGSASHIKTVAIPVFEDRTAEFGIREQLTEALVQEFTRDNTLRIAERHSADSVLEGVIVAVDDRAGPYDKQEMVQELKVYITVDVRYFDLKKNQEVWKDRLTQWGAYDPNAGGTSARQEGINEAIRKLVTEILNRTVSGW
- the uvrB gene encoding excinuclease ABC subunit UvrB, which translates into the protein MSRFQLVTDLEPKGDQPRAIAELTEGILRGQRFQTLLGVTGSGKTFTMAHVIANVNRPTLVISHNKTLAAQLYGEFKGFFPHNAVEYFISYYDYYQPEAYVPQTDTYIEKDTSINEEIDRLRLKATSSLLSRRDVIIVASVSCIYGLGSPEDWQALLVFVERGQRIDRDELLSRLVDIHYTRNDIAFSRGTFRVRGDVVELIPAYEEDALRIEMFGDEIEAIYSVDVLTGEIKAELERTAIYPAKHYVTTFPKLEQAIRSIEAELQERLEYFRAHNKLLEAQRLEMRTRYDLEMLRELGYCPGIENYSRHLSGRAPGERPYTLLDYFPKDFIVFIDESHVTIPQIQGMYHGDRSRKETLVEYGFRLPSALDNRPLRFDEFESLLNQAVFVSATPAEYELEKCHGVVVEQIIRPTGLVDPEIVVKPIKGQIDDLVKEIRERVARNERTLVTTLTKRMAEDLTDYLAGLGIRVRYLHSEIDALDRVEILRDLRLAEFDVLVGINLLREGLDLPEVSLIAVLDADKEGFLRSERSLIQVAGRAARNAAGKVIFYADQMTSSMQRAIEETNRRRLIQQKYNEEHGITPTTIYKSVEDVLGATRVADAKGNKWARATERAQSLAARWRKMTPVEREQLIAQLEAEMMEAARRLEFERAAELRDQIDALQGRSRKLKVQF
- a CDS encoding sigma-54-dependent Fis family transcriptional regulator, producing the protein MQRVLRAVEQVAPTDISVLITGESGTGKEVIAKAIHAGSLRRDRPLVVVNCGAIPEGILESELFGHEKGSFTGAIGTRKGYFEIADAGTIFLDEIGEMPLATQVKILRVLEYKEFMRVGGSTTVRVDVRVIAATNKELEAEVKKGTFRQDLFFRLNAVTIHVPPLRERREDIRPLVDLFVRRFCRENHIEFEGFTESAYHLLENYTWPGNVRQLKNLVESIIVLEKGKRIDERVLARHLRPAGEGERSLPVRVGKTVEQVEREFIYRALLELRDEIAELRRLIYDGLIAPRGLMPWRATHPEPVVDVAVDEPHEAPVHPLRDSEREAIRKALQAANNNRREAAKLLGISERTIYRKIKQYGL
- the purD gene encoding phosphoribosylamine--glycine ligase, whose product is MKVLVVGGGGREHALVWKLAQSPQVRKLYCAPGNAGITQIAECVDIAPTDIRRLLEFAKKQRVDLTVVGPEAPLVLGIVDEFAKKGLRIFGPTAAAAALEGSKAFAKEFAHRHGIPTAAFAIFRDPQTAWQYIEHHPLPLVVKADGLAAGKGAIVCETLEQARAALDTVMVQRAFGAAGDVVVIEEFLHGEEASLLVLTDGDTYRCMAPAQDHKRIFDGDQGPNTGGMGAYAPAPVVDAKQLRRVEEELVRPTIQGMQEEGHPYSGVLYLGLMLTAEGPRLVEYNCRFGDPETQAVLPLVDGDLAALMNATIDGTLAKESFAHHNGAAVCVVLASAGYPGAYEKGKPISGLDHEFPDNVLLFHAGTKKSNGQVLTDGGRVLGVTAVSDSIPQAIRDAYAAVKQITFDGAYYRKDIGARALEHLRRTQLGKGQD